In a genomic window of Lacrimispora sp. BS-2:
- the pepF gene encoding oligoendopeptidase F, producing MKKREEIPVCDTWNLADILPSESAWEDLFRETERSLSGYKSYEGHLADSGEVLFSCLKFDEEVSLKIETLFVYGKQKSDEDTGNARYQEFASRARSLSYEAAELSSFLIPEILEIPEETLDSYRKYTPELKRYDRTFEIILKKKAHTLSAPMEALLAKSMEATSAPSEIFNMFNNADVKFPEIMDEKNQPVRITHGNYVALMEKQDRRVRKSAFEALYSVYGQFNNTLAATFSSNVKQAAFYAKARNYSSARAHSLGENEIPEEVYDNLIKAVHEGLPNLHGYVSIRKKALGVDELHMYDLYVPMVSREERKITFEEAKVMVLEGLKPLGEEYLSLLREGFSNRWIDVYENEGKRSGAYSWGVYGSHPYVLLNFNGTLDSVFTLAHEMGHALHSWFSDKNQTYVDAGYKIFVAEVASTCNEALLIRHLLETTSDKKERAYLVNHFMDSFRGTLFRQAMFAEFEAETHRLAGEGEVLTGSVLCKIYHRLNEEYFGPDMVVDQEIDYEWSRIPHFYTPFYVYQYATGFSAAIAISSRILEGDENALKGYYEFLSGGNSMTPIGLLKLCGVDMGTAEPVKDALQVFAGLLEEMSRLI from the coding sequence TTGAAAAAGAGAGAAGAAATACCGGTTTGCGATACCTGGAACCTGGCGGACATCCTGCCGTCTGAGAGTGCATGGGAGGATCTGTTCCGTGAAACAGAACGCTCGCTTTCAGGTTATAAAAGTTATGAAGGACATCTGGCAGATTCTGGCGAGGTGCTTTTTTCCTGTCTGAAGTTTGATGAAGAGGTATCCCTGAAGATAGAAACATTATTCGTATACGGAAAGCAGAAATCCGACGAAGATACGGGCAATGCCAGATATCAGGAATTTGCCTCCAGGGCAAGGTCCCTTTCCTATGAGGCGGCTGAGCTGTCATCATTTTTGATACCGGAAATCCTGGAAATACCGGAGGAAACCCTTGACAGCTACCGGAAATACACGCCGGAGCTTAAACGTTATGACAGGACCTTTGAGATTATTTTAAAGAAGAAGGCCCATACGTTATCAGCCCCTATGGAAGCCCTGCTGGCAAAATCCATGGAAGCCACATCCGCCCCTTCCGAGATCTTTAATATGTTTAACAATGCGGATGTAAAATTTCCTGAAATAATGGATGAAAAAAATCAGCCGGTCAGGATAACCCATGGAAATTATGTTGCCCTTATGGAAAAACAGGACAGAAGGGTGAGAAAGTCCGCGTTTGAGGCTTTGTACAGCGTCTATGGCCAGTTTAACAATACCCTGGCTGCTACTTTTTCTTCCAATGTGAAGCAGGCGGCCTTTTACGCCAAGGCAAGAAATTATTCCTCTGCCAGAGCCCATTCTCTTGGGGAGAATGAGATTCCGGAGGAAGTGTATGATAATCTTATAAAAGCGGTTCATGAGGGGCTGCCAAACCTTCATGGATATGTATCCATCAGAAAGAAGGCTCTTGGGGTAGATGAACTGCATATGTATGACCTTTATGTACCAATGGTTTCAAGGGAAGAACGTAAAATCACCTTTGAGGAAGCCAAGGTCATGGTGCTGGAGGGCCTTAAGCCCCTGGGAGAGGAATACTTGTCTCTTTTAAGAGAAGGCTTCAGCAACCGGTGGATTGATGTGTATGAAAATGAAGGAAAGCGGAGCGGCGCTTATTCCTGGGGAGTTTACGGAAGCCATCCCTATGTGCTCTTAAACTTTAATGGAACTCTTGACAGCGTATTTACTCTGGCCCATGAGATGGGGCATGCCCTCCATAGCTGGTTTTCCGATAAAAACCAGACCTATGTTGACGCAGGATATAAGATTTTTGTGGCGGAGGTAGCTTCTACCTGCAATGAAGCGCTGCTTATCCGTCATCTATTGGAAACCACGTCAGATAAAAAGGAACGGGCTTACCTTGTGAATCATTTTATGGACAGTTTCCGTGGGACGCTTTTCCGGCAGGCAATGTTTGCGGAGTTTGAAGCAGAGACTCATCGTCTGGCAGGGGAAGGAGAGGTGCTCACTGGGTCGGTCCTTTGTAAAATATATCACAGGCTGAATGAGGAGTATTTTGGCCCGGACATGGTGGTTGATCAGGAAATCGATTACGAATGGTCCAGAATCCCGCATTTTTATACACCGTTTTACGTATACCAGTATGCCACAGGGTTTTCGGCTGCCATCGCCATCAGCAGCAGGATTCTTGAGGGGGATGAGAATGCGCTCAAGGGATATTATGAATTTTTAAGCGGCGGAAATTCCATGACTCCCATAGGCTTATTAAAGCTGTGCGGCGTTGACATGGGGACGGCTGAACCGGTAAAGGACGCACTCCAGGTATTTGCCGGGCTTTTGGAAGAAATGAGCCGGCTTATTTAA
- a CDS encoding GNAT family N-acetyltransferase, with amino-acid sequence MNIIRTKTPSKTQISDLHRLQETCRKHDHISLTFPMDEDCIFYLLYDEASLLSALSTFFNDNGDYECCAFTLPPNRQKGYFMMLLEELLKKTDDSDLVFPVEEICEDTVQTLHAIGASLWYQEHLMALSASSSLKTGLVKDNRFSPSLTLSMASDEEGPSLCTFLIKDNPVGSCYLDFRGQSVYFYGFEITENLRNQGLGSACLYLLLETCFSRPGSEKLKKLSLQVSGQNAPAMALYKKAGFQITESLSYYIY; translated from the coding sequence ATGAATATAATACGAACGAAAACCCCCAGCAAAACGCAAATCAGCGACTTACACCGCCTGCAGGAAACCTGCAGAAAACATGACCATATTTCTCTCACCTTTCCGATGGATGAGGACTGTATCTTTTACTTATTATACGACGAAGCCAGCCTCTTATCCGCCCTTTCCACTTTTTTTAATGATAACGGGGACTATGAATGCTGCGCTTTTACCCTTCCGCCAAACAGGCAGAAAGGTTATTTCATGATGCTTCTGGAAGAACTGCTGAAGAAAACGGACGACAGTGATCTGGTCTTCCCTGTGGAGGAGATCTGTGAGGATACTGTCCAAACCCTTCATGCCATAGGAGCCTCCCTTTGGTATCAGGAGCATTTAATGGCACTTTCTGCTTCCTCTTCTTTGAAAACCGGTCTGGTTAAAGACAACCGTTTTTCTCCGTCTCTTACGCTATCTATGGCTTCTGATGAAGAAGGACCTTCCCTGTGTACGTTTCTGATAAAGGACAACCCCGTGGGCTCCTGTTATCTGGATTTCAGGGGACAGAGCGTCTATTTTTACGGGTTTGAAATTACGGAAAATTTACGGAACCAGGGGCTTGGCAGCGCCTGCCTTTATCTGCTTTTGGAAACCTGCTTTTCCCGGCCTGGCTCTGAAAAACTGAAAAAGCTTTCTCTTCAGGTATCCGGCCAAAATGCCCCAGCCATGGCATTATACAAAAAAGCAGGCTTTCAAATTACGGAAAGCCTGTCCTATTATATATACTAA
- a CDS encoding GNAT family N-acetyltransferase, which produces MDSDRLYRVKKEDVEKLKELLTECFAGDPLYCSLIPDGNTRSRLLPELFECDIEEFLETCEIYADSPEINGILVVDDESQPYNAFHYYLAEAAALLKTDGYLIKENPSLKTFWNFLQGRDYLNSSWTERLDQEKRLHIIYLAVRPAVQHHGISSLLLREAIDYADKNKLMISLETHNESNVQFYEHFGFKVFSIVEKRFHLKQYCMVREIK; this is translated from the coding sequence ATGGATAGCGACCGATTGTACCGGGTAAAAAAAGAAGATGTGGAAAAATTAAAGGAACTGCTGACAGAATGCTTTGCCGGAGATCCGCTTTATTGCAGCCTGATCCCTGACGGAAACACAAGGAGCCGTCTGCTCCCGGAATTATTTGAATGTGATATTGAGGAATTTTTAGAAACTTGTGAAATATATGCCGACAGCCCGGAAATTAACGGGATCCTTGTGGTGGATGATGAATCCCAGCCTTACAATGCCTTTCATTACTATCTGGCAGAAGCAGCCGCCCTTTTAAAGACGGACGGCTATCTGATCAAGGAAAATCCTTCTTTAAAAACATTCTGGAATTTTCTCCAGGGAAGGGATTATTTGAATTCAAGCTGGACGGAACGGCTTGACCAGGAGAAACGGCTGCACATCATTTATCTGGCTGTGCGTCCTGCTGTGCAGCATCATGGAATATCCTCTCTCCTGTTAAGGGAAGCCATTGACTACGCAGACAAGAATAAGCTCATGATTTCCCTGGAAACACACAATGAAAGTAATGTACAGTTTTATGAACATTTCGGCTTCAAGGTCTTCAGTATTGTGGAAAAGCGTTTTCATTTAAAACAATACTGCATGGTCCGGGAAATAAAATAA
- a CDS encoding PocR ligand-binding domain-containing protein — MIDIKKFIDLNALQKIQNQFSDSTGLAAIVIDAEGNYITKGSNYSDFCMKYTRGSQEGLQRCQKCDAEGSGAYFCHAGLMDFSTDIIINGEKVGAVIGGQVLPKEPEEEKFRSIAREIGVNEDSYVNALKKIPVRSEHMIQASAQMLGNIVNQLVNLEYIKALTQKRNNVLDSEIGNIQRSLSEVTNKTRDLQNVASMENILSINASIEAARAGEAGVGFAVVAREFGDISKSSGAVYHRIHELVGEIEKSVRNLTEID; from the coding sequence ATGATTGACATCAAAAAATTCATTGATCTAAATGCTTTGCAAAAAATTCAGAATCAATTTTCCGACTCCACCGGCCTGGCAGCCATTGTGATAGACGCAGAAGGCAATTACATAACAAAGGGGAGTAATTATTCTGATTTTTGTATGAAGTACACCAGAGGGAGCCAGGAAGGTCTCCAACGGTGCCAAAAGTGCGATGCGGAAGGAAGCGGGGCCTATTTCTGCCATGCAGGGCTTATGGACTTTTCCACCGACATCATCATTAACGGTGAAAAAGTAGGCGCTGTCATAGGTGGACAAGTACTCCCCAAAGAACCTGAGGAAGAAAAATTCCGAAGCATTGCAAGAGAGATCGGCGTAAACGAAGATTCTTACGTGAATGCGCTTAAAAAGATTCCGGTCCGGTCCGAGCACATGATCCAGGCTTCCGCCCAAATGCTGGGAAACATTGTAAACCAGCTGGTCAATCTTGAATATATTAAAGCCCTTACACAAAAAAGAAACAACGTTCTTGATTCCGAAATAGGAAATATCCAAAGATCCTTAAGCGAAGTGACAAATAAAACCCGTGATCTCCAAAATGTTGCCTCCATGGAAAATATCCTCTCCATCAACGCCTCCATTGAAGCCGCCAGGGCTGGAGAAGCAGGGGTAGGCTTTGCCGTGGTTGCCAGAGAGTTTGGAGATATATCAAAAAGCTCCGGAGCTGTCTATCATAGGATCCATGAGCTTGTTGGAGAAATCGAAAAATCCGTAAGGAATTTAACGGAAATCGACTAA
- a CDS encoding YebC/PmpR family DNA-binding transcriptional regulator — MSGHSKFANIKHKKEKNDAAKGKVFTVIGRELAVAVKEGGPDPANNSKLRDIIAKAKANNMPNDTIDRGIKKAAGDAGSVNYETITYEGYGPNGVAIIVDTLTDNKNRTAANVRNAFTKGGGNVGTPGCVSFMFDRKGQIIIDKEECEMDPDELMLISLEAGAEDFSEEEDSFEVITGPEEFSGVREALEAAGVPMVEADVTMIPQTWVELTDEESIKKMNRILDLLDVEDDVQATYHNWEE, encoded by the coding sequence ATGTCAGGACATTCAAAGTTCGCGAATATTAAACACAAAAAAGAGAAAAACGATGCTGCAAAAGGCAAGGTTTTCACTGTCATTGGAAGAGAATTGGCGGTAGCGGTGAAAGAAGGCGGACCAGACCCTGCAAACAATAGCAAGCTCCGTGATATTATCGCAAAGGCGAAGGCCAATAATATGCCCAACGATACCATTGACCGCGGTATTAAAAAAGCAGCCGGCGATGCAGGTTCTGTTAATTATGAAACCATTACATACGAAGGATACGGCCCTAACGGGGTTGCAATCATCGTAGATACGCTGACAGACAATAAGAACCGGACTGCAGCAAACGTAAGAAACGCATTTACCAAAGGCGGCGGCAATGTGGGAACTCCCGGCTGTGTGTCCTTTATGTTTGATAGAAAAGGCCAGATCATCATTGATAAAGAAGAATGTGAAATGGATCCTGATGAGCTGATGCTGATTTCCCTGGAAGCAGGTGCCGAAGATTTTTCTGAGGAAGAGGACAGTTTTGAAGTAATTACCGGACCAGAGGAATTCAGCGGAGTGCGTGAGGCATTGGAGGCGGCAGGCGTTCCCATGGTGGAAGCAGATGTTACCATGATTCCTCAGACATGGGTGGAACTGACGGATGAAGAGTCCATTAAGAAGATGAACCGGATTTTGGATCTTCTGGATGTGGAAGATGACGTACAGGCCACTTACCATAACTGGGAAGAATAA
- a CDS encoding hemolysin family protein gives MDDGNPLIRVIIFIAFIVLDAIFYGFGAAIQNVNTGELEHQMEEGSKKAGQLLHIVNRPTRFVNTIQITTNLIGMVTGAFVLEQLGARLETVLTRDGAYASQWISLISLLLVSVLLVVLLISFGIIIPKRCAAKNPEKWGYRMLPAVSIIMIPVIPFTWLANVVAYFVLKLLGIDMASDNENVTEEDIMSMVNEGHEQGVLEAREAEMITNIFELNDKEAGDIMTHRKNLVALDGEITLREAVNFILKEGFNSRYPIYKKDVDDIIGILHMKDALIAVENKRNASRQLWEIEGLLREAHFIPETRNIDTLFKEMQSRKIHMVIVVDEYGQTAGIVTMEDILEEIVGNIMDEYDVDEEYIVPSDDGSYVVSGMTPLEEVERALNIEFDEEDYDSYDTINGLLISRLDRIPQEGEETEVSILGYCFKILRVENKIIHTIRVRKEEPEEKQEDTGLKKMEVYEEAPE, from the coding sequence ATGGACGATGGCAATCCGCTTATACGCGTGATTATTTTTATTGCTTTTATCGTGCTGGACGCAATATTCTATGGATTTGGAGCAGCAATCCAAAACGTGAATACAGGCGAACTGGAGCATCAGATGGAGGAGGGTAGTAAAAAGGCCGGTCAGCTGTTACATATTGTAAACAGGCCGACAAGGTTTGTAAATACTATCCAGATCACCACAAATTTAATCGGTATGGTAACCGGGGCTTTTGTTTTGGAGCAGCTGGGAGCAAGGTTAGAGACTGTCCTGACAAGAGACGGGGCTTATGCCAGCCAATGGATATCCCTTATCAGCCTGCTGCTGGTTTCCGTCCTGCTGGTCGTACTTTTGATCAGCTTTGGCATCATTATTCCAAAACGATGTGCGGCAAAAAACCCTGAAAAATGGGGGTATCGGATGCTGCCTGCAGTATCCATCATTATGATACCTGTTATCCCTTTTACCTGGCTGGCAAATGTGGTGGCTTACTTTGTCTTAAAGCTGCTGGGTATTGATATGGCATCAGATAATGAAAACGTTACGGAAGAGGACATCATGTCCATGGTGAATGAAGGCCATGAACAAGGCGTTTTAGAGGCCAGAGAAGCAGAGATGATTACAAACATCTTTGAACTGAATGATAAGGAAGCCGGGGATATTATGACCCACCGAAAGAATCTTGTCGCTTTGGATGGCGAGATCACTCTTCGGGAGGCTGTGAATTTTATATTGAAAGAGGGATTTAATTCCCGTTATCCGATTTATAAAAAGGATGTGGATGATATTATCGGGATCCTTCATATGAAGGATGCTCTTATAGCCGTAGAAAATAAAAGGAATGCGTCCCGTCAGTTGTGGGAGATCGAGGGACTTCTCAGAGAGGCTCATTTCATTCCGGAAACCAGGAACATTGATACCCTGTTTAAGGAAATGCAGTCCAGAAAGATCCATATGGTAATCGTAGTGGATGAATATGGGCAGACGGCGGGTATTGTGACAATGGAAGATATTCTGGAAGAAATCGTGGGCAATATCATGGATGAATATGATGTGGATGAAGAATACATTGTTCCCTCGGACGACGGTTCCTATGTAGTGAGCGGCATGACTCCCCTGGAAGAAGTGGAAAGGGCCTTGAACATTGAATTTGACGAGGAGGATTATGACTCCTATGATACCATAAACGGTCTGCTGATTTCCAGGCTGGACCGGATTCCCCAGGAAGGGGAAGAGACGGAGGTATCCATTCTGGGATATTGTTTCAAAATCCTTCGTGTGGAAAATAAGATCATTCATACCATCCGGGTCCGGAAAGAGGAACCGGAAGAGAAGCAGGAGGATACGGGCCTTAAGAAAATGGAGGTCTATGAGGAAGCTCCGGAGTAA
- a CDS encoding type II toxin-antitoxin system PemK/MazF family toxin — MIIRRGDIYYADLRPVVGSEQGGIRPVLIIQNDIGNKHSPTVICAAITSRMNKAKLPTHVELDTKKCDMIKDSVILLEQLRTIDKQRLKEKICHIDEELQQEVDCALRVSLELDT, encoded by the coding sequence GTGATAATCAGACGTGGAGACATTTATTATGCAGACCTAAGACCGGTGGTCGGCTCTGAGCAGGGCGGGATCCGTCCGGTTCTTATTATACAGAACGACATAGGCAATAAGCACAGCCCTACCGTAATCTGTGCAGCAATTACATCAAGAATGAATAAGGCGAAGCTTCCCACCCATGTGGAGCTGGATACCAAAAAGTGCGATATGATTAAGGATTCGGTAATTCTTTTAGAACAGCTTCGCACCATTGATAAACAGAGACTGAAGGAAAAAATCTGTCATATTGACGAAGAGCTACAGCAGGAAGTGGACTGTGCATTAAGGGTGAGCCTGGAACTGGATACATAG
- the alr gene encoding alanine racemase — translation MKLYSRVYETIDLDAIRHNMEAMKANLKEGTRMIGVVKSDGYGHGAVPVAWAIDSYVWGYAVATVEEGVILRKHGIRKPILVLGVVPYDGYGLLVEYGISSSIFQLKRAERLSALAEKAGKKAVVHLALDTGMSRIGYPVTEEAAEEAVKICGLPGIEVEGLFTHFAKADERDKTATDKQMERYQKFVTMLSDRGVEIPVLHCSNSAGILDIQHANFHAVRAGISIYGIYPSGEVDRDTVRLKPAMELKSFISYVKKIEPGTSVSYGGTFTSDREMTIATIPVGYGDGYPRNLSGKGEVLIRGQRARILGRVCMDQFMVDVTGIKAAEEEDEVVLIGRQGTEEITVEDLARAGGGFHYEIVCHMGKRVPRVYMENGRVIGMKDYFGDCYEGFCKG, via the coding sequence ATGAAATTATACAGCAGAGTTTATGAAACAATTGATTTAGATGCTATCCGGCACAATATGGAGGCCATGAAGGCGAATCTTAAGGAAGGGACCAGGATGATCGGCGTAGTAAAATCTGACGGATACGGCCACGGAGCGGTTCCGGTAGCCTGGGCCATAGATTCCTATGTGTGGGGATATGCGGTGGCCACCGTGGAAGAAGGTGTGATTTTAAGAAAACACGGGATCAGAAAGCCTATTCTGGTTCTGGGAGTTGTGCCATATGATGGATACGGCCTTTTAGTGGAATATGGAATCAGCTCCTCCATATTTCAGCTTAAACGGGCAGAGCGTCTTTCTGCTTTGGCGGAAAAAGCGGGGAAAAAGGCAGTGGTACATCTGGCGCTGGATACGGGTATGAGCAGGATCGGATATCCTGTCACAGAGGAAGCTGCAGAGGAAGCAGTAAAAATCTGCGGCCTTCCTGGAATTGAAGTGGAAGGGCTGTTCACTCATTTTGCAAAGGCAGATGAAAGGGATAAGACAGCCACAGATAAACAGATGGAAAGGTATCAGAAATTCGTGACCATGCTTTCTGACCGGGGGGTGGAGATCCCTGTCCTTCACTGCTCTAACAGTGCCGGAATCCTGGATATACAGCATGCCAACTTTCATGCGGTGCGGGCCGGGATATCCATTTACGGCATTTATCCGTCAGGAGAGGTTGACAGGGACACGGTAAGACTTAAACCGGCAATGGAATTGAAAAGCTTTATTTCTTACGTGAAAAAAATTGAGCCTGGAACTTCCGTAAGCTATGGGGGGACCTTTACCTCTGACCGGGAGATGACAATCGCCACGATTCCCGTAGGATATGGGGACGGCTATCCAAGGAATCTTTCCGGAAAAGGGGAAGTGCTTATAAGGGGACAGCGTGCCAGGATATTAGGGCGTGTGTGCATGGACCAGTTCATGGTGGATGTGACTGGAATAAAGGCCGCAGAAGAAGAGGATGAGGTGGTTTTGATCGGCAGGCAGGGAACGGAAGAGATTACGGTAGAAGACCTTGCCAGGGCCGGTGGGGGCTTTCATTATGAAATTGTCTGCCATATGGGCAAACGGGTCCCCCGGGTCTATATGGAAAACGGCCGGGTCATTGGTATGAAAGATTATTTTGGTGATTGTTACGAAGGGTTTTGCAAGGGCTGA